In Tenebrio molitor chromosome 1, icTenMoli1.1, whole genome shotgun sequence, the sequence atcAGCTTGATGATTAGTGGCAGTTTGTCGCAAATTGTGGAATCTTGTTTTGTGATTAGAATAGAAACAGTGATAGGGGAGGCGGTTTAGATGAATTTAACTCAAGCCGAAAGGTCGTGAGATTTTTGCGTTGACGACAGCAAACAACGGCTGTAGATTATAAATGGACCTAATTAAATTTGTGCTAGCACCATGCGCTCCGCTGACTCTTTTCTGAGAttgtaaacaacaacaaacaacGCGACATAGGAAAAGAGCTGTTAATTGAGCCCAAGTATAATTTCGGCTTTGTTTGATGGAGTGTTGTCGGTTTTTTGCGTCGAAAGAACAAAGCCAGAGTGCAGAGTCGGCGATGAGtgtaaatgtaataaaacatttaaatatagTCCCGCAGGGCGATAATATTTATTAGAGCGCCCATTAGTTAAACggccaaataaaattattccgaGTTTAGAAACATGTGCATTTGGGGCAAGGGGTAAAACAACGGTCAAATTATTGATTTGCTTACAATGGAACTGTATCATACTTCAATAACATAATCGGGACCGGCCCTGCACGCTTTCGGGGCTACTACCGGAGGCAGCCCAGCGTCTGATCGCCACAAATCCGACATTTACTGCGTAGATTCTGCGGCACAAAAGATAGAAGAAGTAAGGGTTAGAGGTGCTAAAAACTAGTCAGGTTTGACGTAAAAAACTGGGTTTTTCACGCAAAAAATCAACTGAAATTGAACGAATCGATGATAATGAAGAAATTTACGTACTTTTTGGAGTGGTTTTGCAGTTAATAATacgaaaatttacaaaaatttcaacTCACCACGACACAGCACAGCACTGACGACATGCCGCCATGTTGAATGTCAACATGATCGAGAAAAACAAAACCAACCAAAAATCCGGCGTTCTGATTGGACGGCGCCACTCacttattcatttttatttagttgtcaaactgtcaaaaattacgttttcggatattttggaatttttttagaaaactgaTCAAATCCGATTGAATCGAAATCGTTCTCCTGTTCGAAAATTCAGCGAGAGTAACCTGTCGAGATGGTGCCGCCAGTTTCTGCCCAAACCATGTAAATAACTTGAAGTTGCGTCGTGCTatttttaaacgttttttttatggATTATTCCTACTGTCCGTTCGAAAATCACCCGATTTAGTCATGGATTCAATCTTCCACGAAAAGGTAAGCCCTACTCGGTTTCTAACCTCAAACTCCACGGTGGATTTGTAGCAAGAAGGTTCCCTCTGTGCCCAACACTGCCTCAACTCCCTCCTCCAAGGCCCCTATTTTACCGCAGTCGATTTGAGTGTCTGGGCGGAAAAGCTCGACGAAGAAGAGCGCGTGAGAATGGCCGAATGTGGCGAAGAAAGTGAAGACTATCGAAACTTTTTGAAACAGCCCTCGGGTAACATGGATGACAGTGGTTTTTTCTCCATTCAAGTCATAAGCAAAGCTCTCCAAGTTTGGGGGCTGGAAATAGTGCCTTACAACAGCGCAGACGAACGTGTAAAAAACTGCGATCCTAGCAAAATGAAAGCGTTCATTTGCAACTACCAGAGCCACTGGTTCACGATACGCAGGATAGGAAACCAGTGGTTCAACCTCAACTCGCTCTTATCCAAGCCCGTTTTGATTTCAGACACGTATCTCTCTCTCTATTTGGCCCAATTGAAGAACGAGGGTTATTCAAATTTTGTCGTATTTGGTGAACTGCCAACCTGTACTGCCGATGAAATTATTAGATGTAATCCCGTCGTTGCACCCACTTTAAACAGCAGCCCGTCTTTTGAAGAGGACGCCGAGCTTCAGGCCGCTCTGAAGCTGAGTTTAAGTCAGGAATTTGAGAGTAACGCAGGAAATTCTGAAGAGGAGGAGTTACAGAAAGCGCTCATGTTGAGTTTGTCTTGTGAAAGTACAGACGATGACGAGCATTCTAACCTGAGGAAAGCTTTACTTTTGAGCATGAGCAATGTATGACCTTGAAATTGTAGTGTAGGTAGCTGAAGTGCGAAACTCATCTGTTTTTATTTGACGTGGTCGTCGACGTTTTTTTTGCGGACCgtgtttttaaatgtatccCATTTTTACTAACACCCAAACGTAAGGATTCAATTTAGATGGAaactttttttctaataaaactaattgtaaaattgttattgttattgaagAGAGTTTATTAATAAAGTATAGTTCTAATTTAAACTCCcactgtatatttatttgtaatatATGTCTAACGAACATGTAATATGCTTGTTTTAACAGAAATCGATACTCTAATATCGTTTGATTATTTGGTTATGTAATACATGTACCTGTCACGAAATTGTGGTGTTTTGTTttagattatttttaatacatcatgtataataattattatttattcgaaaaaatttaataacgtaTTAAATAGTTTtgttattgtgtttttttattactcgTATTATCCAACTAATCATTGACAGATCCGTAAAAATTTTACCCACAATTTCTTTTTGGATTCATCTTTTCTATCAATTATGTATGacgatcaaataaaaaaaaatcagagtaggcgaaaatggtggttttaaccaatcaaagcatcagaatagcacaatccaggtaactcgattttttttaattgatcgcacgttATTTCTCGCTTGGAAatcgttatttttaaattttcagtcgAAGAATTGTATGCCTCTTCGTCAAGCGCATCACAATTTCTTAATGGATTTTTTATGCTCGTTATGTAGGTAGTCGTAATTTATAAAGTGACAgaagaatattttcattacTGGCAATCTTTGAACACCACCACATACCACATCTCCCTGAAAGGAGAACCAAATTGATAAGAAAATTCATATTGTTTGTCTCTATCTTGACATGTTTTtaagataaaatatttgtatgaaacaagtttgttttttgtttaaaaattttgccaaGTGCCTCAATAGCAACTAAAGCTTTTGTGAAAATCTCGTTCCCCATATCATACACAAACTGTATTTGAAGAGAAACAAAgtcataaatttacaaaataaatcaagacGATAATCGAAATAACATCCTTTTCAATGATACAGGGTATACCTATACTTGATAAAATTGATTCAGagacgaaaaaaatatgttacgCTTTGGTCTTGACATCTTCCTGAATAAACCCTATGCGTAAACAGTAGGTAAGCGGATGTGAGTTTTGGGGTTCAATACTACCTATTTAGACACACTACACACATTTACACAATCGAGTATGGGAACTTACAtcattcattctttaaaataactcatGGCTACAtcactcgttttttaaatttgaattcgtgcttcaagactggtcttatgaaacttgttttttaatatactatttgcAGCGCGAAGTTTAATTTGAAACACGACGCGCAACGGAGTGTTTCATAAACTGAGCGTTGCAAAATGTTTCACACAGAACTCTCCAACTGCctaactttgaggataaatttaaatgaacacccgatataaagcAGTGTATTTTAACACTTAATGTGTTTGGTTGGTTCTATGTTGTCTCATGATTCTATGTTGTCATTCTTATCACCAGTATGTCcaaatgtacagtcgcgagcaataaactttggtcgtcaatgttaATCTTTAACGCAATgaaaaatgctccattgtaggtaaacggtcgtaaatatcataacctatcatcatgttgtataacattaattgtaatttttttctaattttttgacacttatTTGTTGACATGGATATAATCAGgcaaggatttttttttaatatgtgacaatctaaccaaattttgaaatgacattgacgaccaaaatttattgctcgcgactgtacatagaTCCTGAATATTAATCTACgacaatcaaaatttaaaaaaaaatcagatgtAGTAATTAATGAACTATAACACTAATATAAATTCTattgttataaaatatttgcgTGTCAAATATGTCTAATTTTATCAACAGGTTTCGAATTTCAGCTTAAATTAACctgaaaattaataaaacagtgCTTTATAAATCAGCATCGATTCAAAAGTacatcaatattaataaattaaaaattcctgtgaATCTATCcgtattttttaaagattttttagtgaagTAAGCAATGTGTGGTGCTTTATTAAATGTTACATGCACGtatgtactattgggagcaaaaaaagtgggacctCAACATCactgtcttgacttttaatgtgaaatgacCAGTCTTAGGACAAAATAGTAccgacaagtcgaccagtacaactttgcgtaaccCTGCGCTCAcacataaacacgattcagctggttcgccTGTTATTTAAagcgaaccagctgaatcgtgtttatatgtGAGCGAGGTATTACGCGAAGTCTACGCGTAAAGTTGTAATGGTCGACTTGTCGGGTACTATTTTGTCCTAAGATTGGAAATGACCCTTATCtgtttctaaccctactttgaattgattgacgttgtcattaagtattgtagatTGTAGGGAATGTCAGTAAGCACGaagttaatatttatttaatgcaaagtcccaatcaaaatctacctttataggagtataaaataaatttttaaactgtcagctagaatagtgtcaaatttctatgacaaaataacaataaagcttgaactaggTACAGTGGCGgtcattaatttggaaacaccggCCTTATCTAGTTTACTGgatatttctaatatttgaTAGTGTAAGCGTTTATCTCATGAACTCATGTCACCCATGTCATCGTTGAGCGCATTCAACAGACTGTCGCAGCCGATGTTGATATGTCaataacattgtcaaagtgacaagcaatttacaatagaaaaatgttGGTGTTTTCTaattaatggccgccactgtacatacagttcgagacacggaatttcgggcatcattaTCAATATaccttcaaaaaatgtaaaataggctTTACGGTATTAACTTCAATTTTACCGTTTGCGATCCCTCTACGGTTTGCGACGACTACGATTGACATGCGATTGAcgtgaacagaaaataaatttcaaaatttgacttttgaatgtcacgttgatattaaagagtgatttacatcgcaattttttgaagtgacagaaaaatgatgcccgagattccgtgtccctaactatacatcgaattttttgacagaaatttgatgtcccactttttatgCTCCCATTCCTATAGTACCACAAGAGTGTACACCCTAACTTGTTTTTAGTTAAATGGTAATggttaaatgttaaaaaatgtaagaaGAATACGGACAGATAGATTATGTCGATCGGATCTCCCCTACTAAGTGACGATCAAGATCAGTATCGAGTGATGAACGCTCCTGAATTTTATCCTTAATTCTTTTATCTGATCTGCgattagattaaattttattactcatAACTGGTCTTAATTTGTCGAAAGTAGGTAAGGATAAGTAATTGCGCGACCACAGAAACAGTTTATCATGTCAAATTTGCACGTAAACATATGTTGACGTTAACAAGTTgaaaaattcacaattaacGCTTTAATAccattaaacaattttacaacATCGTTTGGTTGATTCGTCGGTCTTATCGCCCGAATTATAAATCGCACGGAAATTGTTTCACCAGTGCAGTAGTGAACCGAGTGCGTGACGTGTACCgaacctaacctcaaaaacacaacaatgcGAACTTGTGAAAATTTGTACCTCCTCGTTCTTCTCTTCGCCTTCGCGATACGCCACACCAACAATGCGTCTCTTTCAGTTTacgagcaaaaaaaatacaaacaattcCTCGACGGACAAGGTCTCTACTCTCCAGACGACGACGTGGTAATTCTCACCGTGCACAATTTCAACAAGGAAGTGATGCGCAGCCCCCAGGCGTGGCTGGTGGAATTTTACAATAGTTGGTGCGGGTTCTGTCAACGATTCGCCCCCTCGTGGAAGGCCCTAGCTACTGACGTGAAGGGTTGGAGCGACCTGGTCAGAGTTGCGGCCCTAGATTGTTCGGTGGACGAAAACGCAGGTCTCTGCAGAGAGCTCGAGATCATGGCGTACCCCACTTTGAGATACTTTCACGAGAACTACCAACCGGGACCCCAGACTTTGGGAGTCGTCGTACAAAAAGGGGACGATGTGGTGTCGCATAGGCATTTTTTGATTCAGAGGTTGGTGGCAGAGCAGACAGAAGGGCGAGGAACGATGTACCCCAATTTATTACCCTACATACATTCCGATATTTCGCATTTATTCGATTCGACTCCCGTCGGCACCCAATATGCATTTTTGATAATTGAAAAGCCAGACACGTATTTAGGGGCCGAAGTGGCCTTGGACTTGCACAAAACTCCCAGTATTGTGGTTAGACATACATTTAGTAATAACACAGGTTTATTGAATAACTACGCAATTGGTCGATTGCCGACGGTCATGAGTGTAGACCGGAGCAACAATTATCAGTTGCTTGCGAGTTCAGGATCTCGCCAAGAAATTAAAACTGTAATCgctaattttttgcaaaataaacaTTTGAGAGTAACCGACGAGAGTCCGAAACAAGAAATTTTCACCGGAAAATGGTTAGATGTTGAGGTCCCAGACATGTCTTCCTTAATCCAAGAAAGAGCGAGACAAGCTCTCAAGGAACGCATCAAATTGATGGGGGACGTCGTGTTTCAGATGGATCTCGAGACAGCTTTGAGATATTCCTTGAAACACGAAATAGCGACGGTCAAAATGATCACGGGTGAAAAATTGCAAGTGCTGAGAGATTATCTCAACATCCTCCGCAAGTATTTCCCGTTCGGACGTGGCGGGCAATTGTTCTTGACCGAACTAGCAATGAAAGCCTCCACCGAACAAGTGCAAGGTTCGGATTTGGCCGAGGTGATCAGGAGAGCCGAACAAGAAGACAGTCAAGTTTTCTCGTCACCACAACAGTGGCTCGCGTGTAGGGGTAGTTCTCCCTCGTACCGGGGCTACCCTTGCGGTTTGTGGAAACTGTTCCATTACTTGACTGTAAACTCGGCCGAGcgaaacatcaacaacaatcGAGCGAACCCTTTGGAGATTCTCGACGTGATGCACGGCTACGTCAAGAATTTCTTCGGTTGTCACGATTGCAGTCAACATTTCCAAGAAATGGCGGCGAAACGAGAGATGAGGAACGTGTCTTCGCTCGACTCTTCGGTTTTGTGGTTGTGGATGGCTCATAACGAGGTGAACAAGCGACTGTCCGGGGACCAGACCGAGGATCCCGAATACCCCAAGTACCAGTTCCCGTTGAAGGAGAGGTGTCCCCTTTGTCGAAACAATAATAACACGTGGAATCTCGTGGAAGTCCTGAGATATTTGAAACACGCGTACAGCAACATCAACGTGAGGTACATCGGTTCGGACACGACGATCCTGCACGTGGGTTTAGAAGGGAAGCCGGCGGCTAGCGGATCCACCAGCATTTTTAGAGCTATAGATATGAGTATGTGCTTTATTTTATACgtttgttcttttttattattagccCTACTAATACGTATGTTTCTAAAGCGAGGCTATAGGAAAAAGCCATACGTGCACGACCTCTTGGGTAAAGTATGATGGTGGAGGGCCCTGGAACAATTATGACAACGATGTGATAATGTGATTTAGTTTAGTTTAGTTtagttttttctttcatttacaTCACAAGTGGTTATGTAATAACTAGAGAAAATCTCTTTTTCGTTGAAATCGTTGTTTACCAAAGACTAAGTTGGATGtaatcatttttattgataACTTTGACCTCTATATCTGATCAGTCCATTtcatgtaaataaatattataaaaaaaccattttagATTGTCCATTGGAttagttttgttaaattatagGTACAAGTTcaaggaaactttttttagaattttcgGCGAAAAACAAGATAAGACTATTAATTATCGACTGATAATTTTAATGGTTATGTAGAATAGTGCTCATGCTTTGCTCTTCtaatattcattttttttctttattagaGCAATCCATTGGCAATTAATTACTACGTATTAAATGAATGAGATACCGAGAATCTGTccaaacttgttttttttttattatatttataatatgtatattcTATTGTAAAGTGACTATTTTATACAAGTGTTTAACGTTTGTTTGCTTATCAAAACCAATTGAAACtattgtacaaaataaatcataatCTGAATAAGAAAAAAACTAGTTTCTTATATAATCTTCCATCTGTTGTTTTCCATGATTTCACAGGGCAAATTTTCCACAATTTTAACTGTATAAATATTAACACTTGAGCAATCTTTTTATTAACTACGCTATCACATGACTAAGTTACATAAATCCCACAAATATTTCGATCATTAAGAAATTATTGTCGGATTAGTTACCGCATGTCTCCCCTGATTacatattgtttgttttttcttcactGTTGATGacaatcataatttttaatcatGATGTTGTAACTGTAACTGATAGAGTGAGTCCAGCTCTGCAAAATGAAACTGTTGCAACGTTTCAGTTATTTTTCGGAAAGAGATATTTTATTGATCGACATTTGTACAGTTCAGCGGTGTAAATTTTTAACGTATCGTGTTTAATCGTCCATTGCGTTAAATAATCTGATTTATGGTctgcgataaaaaaaaatgtttcaggGAATGTCCAGAACATTACGTAAAAGAAATTGATACAATACCTACTAATTAAAGCTAAGTTTTGAACAGATCGTTTTAAAGCCagcataataaaaacaaactgcCAACGTTATCAAAAgcaattttttggttttgaaattatgacgAACTGCACTTTTTTAATATACCAAAATCAATTGTTtctcttaaaaacgtaattttaattatgtattttagcAACGTTTCGTTTTAAAATCCAACATTCGACAACGTAGTTTTAAAAAGTATGGTGCCCCACCCACGTGactatcaaaaaaaaaaaaattaaacttaataGAATGACACAAGTTGTGTTGAGTACAGCGAAATGGTCGTAAATTCGTACATGCAggaattgtttttgatcatgttataatttgatattaattaaatgatgTTGTACAACATTAAACGGTCATTTGCTTCTTTGCCCACATCTCACCTACTCAGATTTTTGCTTGGTTTGttaataattgtatttttcttattgAATGACGCCGTCTTGAGATATACCTGAAGTGAAAAGTAATAAAGATAAGatttgcaacattttgtattattaCTTGTTCATGGCTTATCGCGGTTCTTGGATCGATACGTACTTTGTTcggttgaaaaataaattgatagAAATTTGTGGTGGATGCGCCGAACGAGTTGtaactttattaatttttctcgAATAACATTATGTACATACATGTCAAAAACTAGTCTAAACCACGAAAGAGGACATAGGTGTCAGTTCCGATATATCTAACATTAGCATTGGAGTACattctttttaaatatttcaagacttctttttttttccacgAGCCGTCGTCGTCGACACATTCGGGGCAACGGATTCTATCAGGGAACTGTTTCTTTGGATATTCAGCATCTTCTGTTGGATCTCCTTTGAGACGCGCGTTTACCACGTTATGTGATTCCCATAACCATAAAATGGACGATTCTAGTGAGGGGACTTCGGTGATATTTCTTTCAGCGGCCATCTGCTGGAAATGTCGACTGCAATGGGCACAACCAAAAAAGTACTTGACGTAACCATGCATCGCATCAAGAACTTCTCTGTGGTTAGtccatttattattaatgttgaGTAGAGCCGAGTTGACTGTGAGATAGTGGAACAGTCTCCATAAGCTACAAGGATAACGTCTGTACCTTATCGAACTGCCTTCGCACCCTAGAAATTTCAACTTCGAAGAGAATGTCCCGTTACTTTCGGCACGCTTTACAATCTCTTCAATTTGGAGACCTGTAATTGCACCAGAATTCGAGGTTAATGTCAAAAGTTCGTCGATAAAGGAAGAACTGTTGTAATAgaaacgaaaatatttttttagcacTTGCAAGTAAGCCGCTAGGGCTTCTAATTGGTTGCCTTTGATTGTTTCAACGGCTAACACTTCTTGTCGAAGGGAATATCTGACTGCGGCTTCCAAATCCACCTGAAAAATTACATCtcccatttttttaatgcgTTGTCTCAAAACTCCTTGAATGGCGTTTTCGATACCCCGTGGGGCCACTTGAGAagtattgttttttgtttcttcaactgttttcactgttttgaatcctttttcttccaaaaattttacgaTCGTTCGTTTTAGAGCAGTCCTGTTGGCATCACAAGTCATAAACTGGACATTTCTGTTGGGGTCCAAAGCAACGATTGtgggaaaatgtttaatttgcaGTTTAGAAATCAAAACCGAATTATTTTTGAGCGAATGTCTCACGATGATGCCGTTAGTTTTGTGTAAGTCGAGCGCAACTTCTGCTCCTAAATAAGCATCAGCAGCGTCTACCACTAGGAAAACATACTGGACATTTTTTGGAATCGATTCGATTAGTTGTTCGAGATCAGCGCCCTCGTATGGTAACAAATTCGGATAAATTGCTCCTCTTCCTTCGCTTATTTCCTCCATGAGTTTCTCGATAAGTGCCTTCTTAAGAAATTCAACAGTCgcattgttttgattttgatgaGACATTAACGCTCCACTGCCGAAACGGTAATTCTCATGGAAATATTTTACTGTAGGGTATCTAGTAATTCTATATTCGCGACAAAGGGGCGTGTTTGTTTCATCAGAACACTCCATAATAGCTAGTTTCACCAAATCTTGCCATGACGCGATCTCCGAAGCAAATTTCTTCCACGCAGGGGCAAATCTTTGACCAACTTGCGTAAAACTCAACGAGCCAAGCTGTGGTCGAGTTTCCGACGTGACTTTTGAAGTTTTCAATATTCAGAAATTCTACGGCGTCATCGGGAAGGTAGAGATCTCCCACAGGAGCATTTTGGATGTGAACGACAAACAAGATACAATATATGACCGGtgatttttgtattctttatAAATTCACGATTTCGTAACAACTCCACCAAAAATAACGTAGGTACCAACTTCTATAAGAAGAGAGGaggtttatttgttttataatggTAGAAGAAGCTTGTCTCAGTTTAAAAACATCAATTCTGATTGCATCCATATACGATGTGATTGCAAAAAGGTTTGTGCGGGATTGACTTCAAATACCCAAACTTGTTTACAATTAtcgtatttctttttttaggaAGGGTCACCCGTATTAGACATGGTGAAATTGAATACACTACGCACGTTCCGGATTTATATTTGACGACATTGTTGCtctgtattatttaaataaaattgtgcgACGTTAAACGGCCATTTGATGGTTTACCCACATTTTCCCCACGCGTTTTTGCTTGGTTTGGTAACAATTATAAAGTTTCTTATTGAATGACTCCCGATTTACATGTATATGTCGCAAGTGAAAAGTGATAAAGATAATAAggaattataatatttttggtTTATTGCTTGACCATGACTTATCGCCACCTTTGCAAGCTACAGGACAAGGCGCGTTGATTAATGAATGcttgatttcaaataaataactagTGTGGATTTTTTTAGTCATTTTAATGACGAAAAGCAAGACAAGGTTAGTCTAAAGCTGGAAAGAGGACCCTAGTATCGGCTCCGATGTATCTAACGTTAAATCTCCCGTACattcttttcaaatatttcaaaacttCATCAGTTTTCCACGAATTATCTTCTTGGACGCACTCCGGACAAAGGAATTTTGTCGGAAATTGATACTTGGGATATTCTGGATCTTCGGTGTCATCCCCTTTTATCCGCGCATTCACCACGTTGTGAGCTTCCCACAGCCATAAAATCGAAGAATCTAGCGAAGACACTTTAGTTAAATTTCTTTCAGCCGCCATCTCCTGGAAATGCTGACTGCAGCGGACACAACCGAAGAAATATTTAACATAAGCGTGCATTGCTTCCAGGACTTCTCTAGGATTATTCCTTTTGTTATAGACGTTGAGTTGAGCCGAGTTAACTGTGAGGTAGTGAAACAATCTCCATAAACTGCATGGATAACCTCGGTACCTCGTCGAACTCCCTTGACATCCTAGAAATCTCTGTTTGGAAGAGAATAGACCCTGATTTTCAGCACGGTTGACAATTTCTTCGATTCCGACACCTTTTATTTCAGTGGATTCGGAAGTTAGTTTCAAAAGTTCATCTATGAAGGAGGAGCTGTTGTGACCGAAaggaaagtatttttttaacacggTTAAATAGACATTCAAGGCTTGTAATTGATCGCCTTTGATTACTTCAATAGTCGAAACTTCTTGTCGAAGTGAGTACCTCAAGGCTGCTTCCAAATCCACTTGAAAGATTACGTCACCCATTTTTTTGATGTGCTGTCTGAGGACAACTTTAGAACGTTCTTTGTGTTCTAAATCTAGATCAGCcgaaggaattttttttatctcagGAATATGTTCAATGATTTTGAGTCCTTTACTTTCTAGAAATGTACCGATTGTTGTTTTAACTGCTTTCGAATTTGTGTCACTAGTCAACAGTTGCGAGTTGTTGCGTCTGTCCAGTGCAACTATTGTGgggaatttttcaatttgtagtTTAGCAATCAACTCTGAGTTATTGTTGAACGAGTACTTTACACTAATATTGGGAGTTTTGTGTATGTCGAGTGCAACTTCGGCGCCTAAATGAGCGTCAAGAGGATCTACCACAAGAAAAACATATTGAATATGTTCTGGCAGCCCTTCAAACAAACGTCCGAGATCTGAGGCCTCGTAAGGTAACAAATTAGGATACACTGTTCCTCTCCCTTCATGTATTTCATTGACCACAATTTCGATGACACTTTTTTTCACAGATTGCACATCCACTCTCTCACCGTGGTGCACAACCACACCTTTTCCCGATTGGTAATTTTCACCGAAATATCTCACTGTTGGAAAATGAACGATCTGATATTCCCGACAGATGGACGTGTTAATCTCATCGGAACACGCCAAAACCGCCACTCTGACCATATCTCGCCATGTCGCAACTTCTGTGGCGAATTTTTTCCATGTTGGGGCGAATCTTTGGCAATCACCG encodes:
- the LOC138141138 gene encoding sulfhydryl oxidase 2-like encodes the protein MRTCENLYLLVLLFAFAIRHTNNASLSVYEQKKYKQFLDGQGLYSPDDDVVILTVHNFNKEVMRSPQAWLVEFYNSWCGFCQRFAPSWKALATDVKGWSDLVRVAALDCSVDENAGLCRELEIMAYPTLRYFHENYQPGPQTLGVVVQKGDDVVSHRHFLIQRLVAEQTEGRGTMYPNLLPYIHSDISHLFDSTPVGTQYAFLIIEKPDTYLGAEVALDLHKTPSIVVRHTFSNNTGLLNNYAIGRLPTVMSVDRSNNYQLLASSGSRQEIKTVIANFLQNKHLRVTDESPKQEIFTGKWLDVEVPDMSSLIQERARQALKERIKLMGDVVFQMDLETALRYSLKHEIATVKMITGEKLQVLRDYLNILRKYFPFGRGGQLFLTELAMKASTEQVQGSDLAEVIRRAEQEDSQVFSSPQQWLACRGSSPSYRGYPCGLWKLFHYLTVNSAERNINNNRANPLEILDVMHGYVKNFFGCHDCSQHFQEMAAKREMRNVSSLDSSVLWLWMAHNEVNKRLSGDQTEDPEYPKYQFPLKERCPLCRNNNNTWNLVEVLRYLKHAYSNINVRYIGSDTTILHVGLEGKPAASGSTSIFRAIDMTRL
- the LOC138137038 gene encoding ataxin-3-like yields the protein MDSIFHEKQEGSLCAQHCLNSLLQGPYFTAVDLSVWAEKLDEEERVRMAECGEESEDYRNFLKQPSGNMDDSGFFSIQVISKALQVWGLEIVPYNSADERVKNCDPSKMKAFICNYQSHWFTIRRIGNQWFNLNSLLSKPVLISDTYLSLYLAQLKNEGYSNFVVFGELPTCTADEIIRCNPVVAPTLNSSPSFEEDAELQAALKLSLSQEFESNAGNSEEEELQKALMLSLSCESTDDDEHSNLRKALLLSMSNV
- the LOC138141152 gene encoding sulfhydryl oxidase 2-like, with translation MKKYVAIFLTLLIANSGNAAIGDLFLPSDDVEILNVQNFKNHIQNSTTAWLVDFYASWCGDCQRFAPTWKKFATEVATWRDMVRVAVLACSDEINTSICREYQIVHFPTVRYFGENYQSGKGVVVHHGERVDVQSVKKSVIEIVVNEIHEGRGTVYPNLLPYEASDLGRLFEGLPEHIQYVFLVVDPLDAHLGAEVALDIHKTPNISVKYSFNNNSELIAKLQIEKFPTIVALDRRNNSQLLTSDTNSKAVKTTIGTFLESKGLKIIEHIPEIKKIPSADLDLEHKERSKVVLRQHIKKMGDVIFQVDLEAALRYSLRQEVSTIEVIKGDQLQALNVYLTVLKKYFPFGHNSSSFIDELLKLTSESTEIKGVGIEEIVNRAENQGLFSSKQRFLGCQGSSTRYRGYPCSLWRLFHYLTVNSAQLNVYNKRNNPREVLEAMHAYVKYFFGCVRCSQHFQEMAAERNLTKVSSLDSSILWLWEAHNVVNARIKGDDTEDPEYPKYQFPTKFLCPECVQEDNSWKTDEVLKYLKRMYGRFNVRYIGADTRVLFPALD
- the LOC138141162 gene encoding sulfhydryl oxidase 1-like, with protein sequence MECSDETNTPLCREYRITRYPTVKYFHENYRFGSGALMSHQNQNNATVEFLKKALIEKLMEEISEGRGAIYPNLLPYEGADLEQLIESIPKNVQYVFLVVDAADAYLGAEVALDLHKTNGIIVRHSLKNNSVLISKLQIKHFPTIVALDPNRNVQFMTCDANRTALKRTIVKFLEEKGFKTVKTVEETKNNTSQVAPRGIENAIQGVLRQRIKKMGDVIFQVDLEAAVRYSLRQEVLAVETIKGNQLEALAAYLQVLKKYFRFYYNSSSFIDELLTLTSNSGAITGLQIEEIVKRAESNGTFSSKLKFLGCEGSSIRYRRYPCSLWRLFHYLTVNSALLNINNKWTNHREVLDAMHGYVKYFFGCAHCSRHFQQMAAERNITEVPSLESSILWLWESHNVVNARLKGDPTEDAEYPKKQFPDRIRCPECVDDDGSWKKKEVLKYLKRMYSNANVRYIGTDTYVLFRGLD